One segment of Salvia splendens isolate huo1 chromosome 20, SspV2, whole genome shotgun sequence DNA contains the following:
- the LOC121781671 gene encoding probable cyclic nucleotide-gated ion channel 14, with translation MDFKKQKQVRFQNEEKRNLDEKNGVHSLEKQLPVYKNSKTPWKSEGGYGEKGPKFGRSKVFPECQEPEKIRILDPGSDVVLKWNRIFLCSCLVALFVDPLFFYLPSVLNQGSGTSSCMHIDLNLGIIVTCFRTLADVLYLLHVLIKFRTAYVSPRSRVFGKGELVMDLDQIAKRYLRSEFFIDAIAALPLPQIVIWTILPAIRSSHADHTNNALILIVLLQYVPRLYLIFPLSSQIIKATGVVTKTAWAGAAYNLLLYMLASHVLGASWYVLSIQRHATCWKSACTVEMNTTGCSLGFLDCSALYHSDREKWVNSTHVFRRCNPGDTTYFNYGIFGNAVANNVVSSDFVEKYFYCLWWGLQNLSSYGQTLATSTFIGETLFAILIAIFGLVLFAHLIGNMQTYLQSITVRLEEWRLKRRDTEEWMRHRQLPQDLQQRIRRFTQYKWLATRGVNEESILRGLPTDLCRDIQRHLCLDLVRRVPFFSQMDSQLLDAICERLVSSLSTQGTYIVREGDPVTEMLFIIRGTLESSTTNGGRTGFFNSTILRPGDFCGEELLSWALLPRSTLNLPSSTRTVRSLTEVEAFVLRAEDLKFVANQFRRLHSKKLQHTFRYYSHHWRTWAACFIQVAWRRHKKRTTAKSLSMKESFCVSDEGHYSHDENDKEEDESAACIPSQPAMQSLGVTILASRFAANTRRGALKAKNVQLPKLQ, from the exons ATGGACTTCAAGAAACAGAAGCAAGTCAG GTTCCAGAATGAGGAAAAAAGGAATCTTGATGAGAAAAATGGGGTTCACAGCCTTGAAAAGCAACTACCTGTGTACAAAAACTCAAAAACCCCATGGAAATCTGAAGGTGGATATGGGGAAAAGGGTCCCAAATTTGGTAGGTCTAAGGTTTTTCCAGAATGTCAAGAGCCAGAGAAAATAAGAATCTTGGATCCTGGAAGTGATGTTGTGTTGAAATGGAATAGGATTTTCTTGTGTTCTTGTTTGGTGGCACTCTTTGTGGATCCCTTGTTTTTCTATCTTCCTTCTGTGCTGAATCAGGGCTCTGGCACTTCTTCATGTATGCATATAGACCTGAATTTGGGGATAATTGTGACCTGTTTTAGGACATTGGCTGATGTGCTGTATCTGCTGCATGTGCTTATCAAGTTTAGGACAGCTTATGTTTCTCCTAGATCAAGGGTTTTTGGCAAGGGTGAACTTGTCATGGATCTTGATCAGATTGCAAAGAGGTATTTGAGGTCCGAGTTCTTCATCGATGCGATTGCAGCATTGCCTCTTCCTCAG ATTGTGATATGGACGATATTACCAGCGATCAGAAGCTCCCATGCTGATCATACGAACAATGCGTTGATACTGATTGTCCTGCTGCAGTACGTCCCGAGACTGTATCTGATCTTCCCCTTGAGTTCTCAAATCATCAAAGCTACTGGAGTAGTCACAAAGACAGCCTGGGCCGGTGCTGCATACAATTTGCTACTCTACATGCTTGCAAGTCAT GTGCTGGGAGCTTCCTGGTACGTGCTGTCTATTCAACGACATGCTACATGTTGGAAGTCAGCTTGCACAGTCGAAATGAATACCACCGGCTGCTCTCTTGGCTTTCTGGATTGTAGTGCTTTGTACCACAGTGACAGAGAGAAATGGGTGAATAGCACGCACGTCTTCAGAAGATGCAATCCCGGTGATACTACCTACTTTAACTATGGCATTTTTGGAAATGCTGTTGCGAACAACGTTGTCTCATCTGATTTTGTGGAGAAATACTTCTACTGCTTATGGTGGGGCTTACAGAACTTGAG TTCGTATGGCCAGACATTGGCAACGAGCACGTTTATTGGTGAAACTCTGTTTGCTATACTCATTGCTATCTTTGGGCTTGTTCTGTTCGCTCATTTGATTGGAAATATGCAG ACCTATCTGCAATCGATCACTGTGAGGCTCGAGGAGTGGAGGCTTAAGCGAAGAGACACTGAGGAATGGATGAGGCATCGTCAACTACCACAAGATCTGCAGCAACGCATCAGGCGTTTTACACAGTACAAATGGCTAGCCACAAGGGGAGTTAACGAGGAATCCATCCTGCGTGGCTTGCCCACTGATCTCTGTCGTGACATCCAACGCCACCTCTGTTTAGACCTTGTTCGACGT GTACCATTTTTCTCACAGATGGACAGTCAACTTCTAGACGCCATATGTGAGCGCCTAGTGTCGTCTTTAAGCACCCAGGGGACCTACATTGTTCGTGAAGGCGATCCTGTGACGGAGATGCTCTTCATTATCAGAGGGACGTTGGAGAGCTCAACCACCAACGGAGGGCGGACAGGATTCTTCAACTCGACCATATTGAGGCCGGGTGATTTCTGTGGGGAGGAGCTGCTTTCATGGGCTTTGCTGCCAAGGTCTACCCTAAACTTGCCCTCTTCGACTAGAACGGTTAGATCCCTTACCGAAGTGGAGGCGTTCGTGCTGAGAGCAGAGGACCTCAAGTTTGTTGCGAATCAGTTCAGACGTCTTCACAGCAAGAAACTGCAGCACACGTTCCGTTACTACTCCCACCACTGGAGGACGTGGGCAGCCTGCTTCATTCAGGTGGCCTGGCGACGACACAAGAAGAGAACCACCGCGAAGAGCCTAAGCATGAAAGAGTCCTTCTGTGTATCCGATGAGGGACATTATTCACATGATGAAAACGACAAAGAGGAGGATGAATCCGCTGCCTGCATCCCGTCTCAGCCAGCAATGCAGAGCCTTGGAGTAACGATACTGGCTTCTAGATTTGCTGCCAACACGAGGAGAGGAGCGCTCAAGGCGAAGAACGTGCAATTGCCCAAGCTTCAG
- the LOC121782661 gene encoding coiled-coil domain-containing protein 18-like: MTQIDSIWERIHEHSRLLQEESSRLSEVVMNVHREYTSEKEFYESVKRDAEHFQSIDKEKESKLHILHGNISLLFESCASAISRLGNWKEHMVENALASRSPQRNLNSQNQIGGNISVGDASIFNVESIRSMCDKLSLVVGDSISMHTNELGRVMEVGQSEMKSTIMNLQNELQEKDIQKEKICKELVGQIKEAETNAKNYLLDLQQARVKLDASQRQLDVLGEERKLLEQRVKELQVNETNALDLQQKVNSLTDALAAKVQECEGLMQALDEEETEMENLANKIVGFENELHQKNKDLENLEASRAKALKKLSVTVSKFDELHYLSENLLSEVEKLQSQLQEKDGEISFLRQEVTRCTNDALAVTQMSKKSSDEIRELLAWLDSSISHVQVNDVTIDYSNHLIDEYKEVLQKKILDLISELENLRATTQNRDIMLQEERIKVDELTQKEQHLKNSLREMESQLFVLQGVGGSDKATKSSSEIVEVEPTTNKWKSSGTIAPQVRSLRKPNNDQVAIAIDMDGSSPGLEDDDDDDKAHGFKSLTTSKIVPRFTRPVSNMVDGLWMSIDRALMRQPALRLGVILYWAIMHAMLATFVV; this comes from the exons ATGACCCAAATTGATTCTATCTGGGAGCGAATTCACGAGCATTCACGTTTATTACAAGAAGAATCGTCTCGCTTATCTGAAGTAGTCATGAATGTTCATAGAGAGTATACTTCTGAGAAGGAGTTCTATGAATCTGTGAAGAGAGATGCTGAGCATTTTCAGTCAATTGACAAAGAGAAGGAGTCAAAATTGCATATCTTGCATGGAAACATTTCATTGTTGTTTGAAAGCTGTGCTAGTGCAATTTCAAGACTCGGAAACTGGAAGGAACATATGGTTGAAAATGCCTTGGCATCTAGATCTCCACAGAGGAACTTAAATTCTCAAAATCAAATTGGAGGAAATATTTCTGTTGGCGATGCAAGCATCTTCAATGTGGAAAGCATTAGGAGCATGTGCGACAAACTATCACTGGTTGTGGGGGATTCCATAAGCATGCATACTAATGAGTTGGGCAGAGTGATGGAAGTTGGGCAGAGTGAGATGAAGAGTACCATAATGAATTTACAGAATGAACTTCAAGAGAAGGATATCCAGAAAGAGAAAATTTGCAAGGAACTTGTAGGTCAGATAAAGGAAGCTGAAACTAATGCAAAGAATTATTTACTTGATCTTCAGCAAGCAAGGGTAAAGCTAGATGCTTCACAGAGACAATTGGATGTACTGGGTGAGGAGCGCAAGTTGTTGGAACAGAGAGTGAAAGAACTCCAAGTTAATGAAACTAATGCCTTAGATTTGCAGCAGAAAGTCAACTCACTGACAGATGCACTAGCTGCAAAAGTACAAG AATGTGAGGGGCTGATGCAAGCCCTTGATGAAGAGGAGACGGAAATGGAAAACCTTGCAAACAAGATTGTGGGGTTTGAAAATGAGTTGCATCAAAAGAACAAAGACTTGGAGAACCTTGAAGCGTCTCGTGCTAAAGCTTTAAAGAAGCTTTCTGTCACCGTGAGCAAGTTTGATGAACTTCATTATCTCTCTGAAAATCTCCTATCTGAGGTTGAGAAACTCCAATCCCAGCTGCAAGAGAAAGATGGAGAGATTTCTTTCCTTAGGCAAGAGGTTACTAGGTGCACTAATGATGCACTAGCTGTCACACAGATGAGCAAGAAGAGTTCTGATGAGATTCGGGAGTTGCTTGCTTGGCTTGATTCCTCGATATCTCATGTACAGGTCAATGATGTAACTATTGATTATTCGAATCACCTGATCGACGAATATAAAGAGGTATTACAGAAGAAGATTTTGGACTTGATATCTGAGTTGGAGAATCTTCGTGCGACGACCCAGAACAGAGATATAATGTTGCAAGAAGAGAGAATTAAAGTGGATGAATTAACACAAAAAGAACAGCATCTGAAGAACTCATTGCGTGAAATGGAATCTCAACTATTTGTGCTCCAAGGTGTTGGGGGTTCTGATAAAGCTACAAAATCTAGTTCAGAGATTGTGGAGGTTGAACCAACG ACAAACAAATGGAAGTCTAGTGGGACCATTGCTCCGCAAGTTAGAAGCTTACGGAAACCAAATAATGATCAAGTTGCCATTGCAATAGATATGGATGGCAGTAGTCCGGGgctggaggatgatgatgatgatgataaag CTCACGGTTTTAAGTCGCTGACCACATCAAAAATTGTCCCACGATTTACAAGACCTGTCTCAAACATGGTTGATGGATTATG GATGTCCATCGACCGAGCCCTAATGAGACAACCTGCTTTACGTCTTGGTGTAATCCTCTATTGGGCTATAATGCATGCTATGCTTGCAACTTTTGTAGTCTGA
- the LOC121781672 gene encoding chromosome partition protein Smc-like produces MGELMSSKEEKDGYMQTNQSLVRELQELELKKKELEELLNQEERKSASLREKLNIAVRKGKSLVQQRDGMKQSIEELNAEVERLMSESKHTDKTIYEYEEHIKNLLATSDRVQVVESENSFLRDRLAETERYMQEKEGSWNSILNSLGEIDVGFEINSVNPVERITEIGKYLHGLHGRMDSLEQDSRKSKRAAELLLAELNEVQERNDGLQDELAKVVDELSEVSREKDLAENAKHEAVAHIEKLSYLHSEEKERQMSEITV; encoded by the coding sequence ATGGGTGAGCTAATGAGCTCGAAGGAGGAGAAAGATGGATACATGCAGACGAATCAATCCCTGGTCCGTGAATTGCAGGAGCTggaattaaaaaagaaagaattggaAGAGCTTCTTAACCAAGAAGAGCGAAAATCAGCTTCTTTGAGAGAGAAGTTAAATATTGCTGTTAGAAAAGGTAAGTCCTTGGTGCAACAGCGAGATGGCATGAAGCAATCAATCGAAGAACTGAATGCTGAGGTTGAGCGCCTCATGTCTGAGAGCAAGCACACTGACAAAACTATTTATGAGTATGAGGAACATATCAAGAACTTATTGGCTACCAGCGACAGGGTACAGGTGGTGGAATCTGAAAATAGTTTCCTCAGGGATCGTCTGGCAGAAACTGAACGCTATATGCAGGAGAAAGAGGGTAGCTGGAACAGTATTTTGAATTCTCTGGGTGAAATAGATGTTGGATTTGAAATTAATTCTGTAAATCCAGTTGAGAGGATCACAGAAATAGGCAAGTACTTGCATGGTCTACATGGTCGAATGGATTCCCTTGAACAAGATTCAAGAAAATCTAAACGAGCAGCTGAACTACTGCTTGCAGAGTTGAATGAAGTTCAGGAAAGGAATGATGGTCTTCAAGATGAACTAGCAAAAGTTGTTGATGAGCTTTCAGAAGTTTCCAGGGAAAAAGATTTAGCTGAAAATGCCAAACATGAAGCTGTTGCACACATTGAAAAACTGTCTTATTTACACTCGGAGGAAAAGGAGAGACAAATGTCTGAAATTACGGTTTAA
- the LOC121781673 gene encoding early endosome antigen 1-like, producing MELQQFRQKKDNKGNNSKPSGKGGKSGSDKTAGTVSEAAGELSNHDTGDTVDVSESSSGVVAEASDTATESIPRVETVASDAASRVDPVTSESPVSNKDTSAKGKVGIACLLDVAGFPSEGSKTDNTSDGHDVDIRASPEDGSSSLVLEDTTINVPAMVLEERLGDSNLLLPTDFSSGLEREHGEEQVTDVGAMQEVGGSGGNETDDRMVIFLNGDSNPPTDDASDSIAERTADSGNRFAEENFSVATQLSKIDDASLTDSVANYAGENEEPRDHSFGTSPLTESSMMSTSVAMGHERDVTSFGPNDEKPEAVNLLDTEGSQANSGFFEVERSYKVKSNEILQVLDQDEFRYIFMSRESSAEKPRNADKSQATDGVIHDSFERLKEHLYMTSLSKDACYLQLSEHLKGIDGIAVNSSLVEVEGKNDTIAKEIVQCRNELQEALSEKVELEKQLQLSRSEADVFAAKVNELQNKLEMTPGEISGILSELVECRNLVQALQSENENLNVSFKVMIEEKNKLSQESRNVLLENEKITEELYQHRVSLESFQTLIQDYRKRLEQENYGLISENSKLLAGLAECQNTVEVLRVENKNLNEILTSLSEERKKFDEEKVSMDHQIGKMSEESVNCKELILTLQTEIINLNEHMRSLSEEKSKLEEEHNTIFSEYEKQYHKLVEFNVLETVLLAECCKAVKNLKEARTSIKHYTEENISLNADLEFHRIKLKDIDCQKNSSQFDEVESQDVKNDTGVLHESKSHQSSSRQMKLDIYSDTFGFLALKRNLEEAGVLMQKLEREIESMHLESSSLSRSTDAVSPGVSQLIQTFEPKGYTEKDGQDPEKSPSSEGHTTEDSHMRTKVVAQILKILLEELVSDAEEASEFYRVKQSRVLANAAGTDLSKYDALEEHNDQLQEANIELMVFYEAMRELIHHGVAKESELLGLCDAMQKQEAVLKLENHNLQEKMNDLQGHINELQVQLEGHCRDSDEMTSSISNQLQALQSEVSERELILQEEQSSVAAQILQTVAKLDSTANNISANPLPTGNSNPDIVGSVAASVDGACIVIQGLHGQLEAAQSEFQEMSHKTDVALSILHRLYSELVRTLFGCDPDAANEVMADGKRLDLLHPNIFDALLNQLKKLCSERLELQSANTQLGSQMTNTARETDELQKLYLKSDTVLKLIDEIEQSVKLERPAVCGDEPASLLESLIHLLIQKCRETGQGSSLCASLEMHVHDLQGEVERLNFVLMEYGNENLVFKHSLKSAQEVVIALNSKVQEKIAELELSEQRLSSLREKLGIAVTKGKGLISQRESLKQSLAETSKGTGEMFAGITI from the exons ATGGAA CTTCAACAGTTCAGGCAAAAGAAGGATAATAAAGGAAATAATAGCAAGCCATCGGGTAAAGGTGGTAAATCTGGGAGTGATAAGACGGCAGGCACAGTTTCTGAAGCAGCTGGAGAATTATCCAATCATGATACAGGTGATACTGTTGACGTTTCAGAGTCAAGTTCCGGAGTGGTTGCAGAGGCAAGTGATACAGCTACTG AGTCAATTCCTAGAGTGGAAACAGTGGCAAGTGATGCTGCTTCTAGAGTAGATCCAGTCACAAGTGAAAGTCCTGTTTCTAATAAAGATACTTCAGCAAAGGGTAAAGTTGGAATAGCATGTCTTTTGGATGTTGCCGGATTTCCATCAGAGGGATCGAAAACAGATAACACTAGCGATGGGCATGATGTAGATATTAGGGCTTCTCCGGAGGATGGATCATCTTCTCTGGTTCTTGAGGACACAACCATTAATGTCCCAGCTATGGTTTTAGAAGAGAGGTTAGGAGATTCCAATTTACTTTTGCCCACTGATTTTTCATCAGGACTGGAGAGGGAGCATGGGGAAGAGCAGGTAACAGATGTAG GGGCAATGCAGGAAGTTGGTGGTTCCGGTGGAAATGAAACTGATGACCGCATGGTGATTTTTCTTAATGGAGATAGCAATCCTCCTACAGATGATGCTAGTGATTCTATTGCAGAAAGGACAGCTGATTCAGGGAATAGGTTTGCGGAGGAGAATTTCTCTGTTGCCACACAACTCAGCAAGATTGACGATGCATCATTGACTGATTCTGTTGCCAACTATGCTGGAGAAAATGAAGAGCCCCGTGATCATTCTTTTGGCACTTCTCCTTTAACTGAGTCCTCAATGATGTCAACATCTGTGGCAATGGGTCATGAGAGAGATGTCACATCATTTGGTCCAAATGATGAGAAACCAGAGGCAGTTAATTTATTAGATACAGAAGGTTCTCAAGCAAATTCTGGATTTTTTGAGGTAGAAAGATCTTACAAGGTTAAAAGTAACG AAATTTTACAGGTACTTGATCAAGATGAATTCAGGTACATATTCATGTCAAGAGAATCATCAGCTGAGAAACCTAGAAATGCAGATAAGAGTCAAGCTACTGATGGTGTCATTCATGATTCTTTTGAGAGGCTCAAAGAACATTTGTATATGACAAGTTTGTCAAAGGATGCGTGTTATTTACAACTGTCTGAGCATCTAAAGGGGATTGATGGAATTGCAGTGAACTCTTCACTTGTTGAAGTCGAAGGGAAAAATGATACAATTGCCAAAGAAATTGTGCAGTGCAGAAATGAGCTCCAGGAGGCTTTATCAGAGAAGGTAGAACTTGAGAAGCAGCTTCAGTTATCAAGATCTGAGGCTGATGTTTTTGCTGCTAAAGTTAATGAATTGCAGAATAAATTAGAAATGACACCAGGAGAAATATCAGGCATATTATCTGAGCTAGTTGAGTGCAGGAATTTGGTACAAGCCTTGCAATCTGAAAATGAAAACTTGAATGTAAGTTTCAAAGTGATGATCgaagaaaaaaacaaactttCACAGGAGAGTAGAAATGTTTTGCTGGAGAATGAAAAAATCACTGAGGAATTATATCAGCACAGAGTTTCTTTAGAGTCATTCCAGACTTTAATACAAGATTACAGGAAAAGACTCGAGCAGGAAAATTATGGCCTGATCAGTGAGAATAGTAAATTACTTGCTGGCCTGGCAGAGTGTCAGAATACAGTGGAAGTTCTAAGGGTGGAAAACAAAAACTTGAATGAGATTTTGACATCTTTatcagaagaaagaaaaaaatttgatGAGGAAAAAGTATCGATGGACCATCAGATTGGAAAAATGTCGGAAGAATCAGTTAACTGCAAAGAATTGATTCTAACTCTTCAGACGGAGATTATCAACCTTAATGAGCATATGAGATCCTTATCTGAGGAGAAGAGCAAGCTTGAAGAAGAGCATAATACAATTTTCAGTGAGTATGAAAAGCAATATCACAAGTTAGTGGAGTTCAATGTTCTAGAAACTGTTCTGCTAGCAGAATGCTGTAAGGCTGTGAAGAATCTAAAAGAAGCCAGAACTTCCATTAAGCATTACACTGAAGAAAATATATCCCTCAATGCTGATTTAGAGTTTCACAGGATCAAACTAAAAGATATAGATTGTCAGAAAAACTCATCTCAGTTTGATGAAGTTGAAAGTCAAGATGTTAAGAATGATACTGGTGTGTTGCATGAGTCCAAATCTCATCAGTCATCTAGTAGACAGATGAAATTGGATATTTACAGTGACACCTTTGGATTTTTAGCACTAAAAAGGAATTTGGAGGAAGCAGGAGTTTTAATGCAGAAACTTGAGAGGGAAATTGAAAGTATGCACTTAGAATCATCATCTTTGAGTAGATCAACAGATGCTGTTTCCCCTGGAGTGTCACAATTGATTCAAACTTTTGAGCCAAAAGGTTACACAGAGAAGGATGGCCAAGATCCAGAGAAATCCCCTTCATCTGAAGGCCACACTACTGAAGATTCACACATGAGGACCAAAGTGGTTGCACAAATTCTCAAGATATTGCTCGAAGAATTAGTAAGTGATGCTGAGGAAGCCAGTGAATTTTATAGAGTTAAGCAAAGCAGAGTACTGGCTAATGCTGCTGGAACAGACTTGAGCAAGTATGATGCGTTGGAAGAGCACAATGATCAATTACAGGAAGCAAACATAGAGCTTATGGTTTTTTATGAGGCTATGAGAGAGCTTATCCATCATGGTGTTGCAAAAGAGAGTGAACTTCTTGGTCTATGTGATGCCATGCAGAAGCAAGAAGCTGTTCTAAAATTAGAGAACCATAATCTTCAAGAGAAGATGAATGACTTACAAGGTCATATTAACGAGCTGCAGGTTCAATTGGAGGGACATTGTAGAGACTCGGATGAGATGACTTCTTCAATTTCCAATCAATTGCAAGCACTCCAATCAGAAGTGTCTGAAAGAGAATTGATTCTCCAAGAAGAACAGAGTTCTGTTGCGGCTCAGATTCTTCAGACTGTTGCCAAGCTGGATTCTACTGCCAATAATATTTCTGCCAACCCATTGCCTACTGGAAATAGCAACCCTGATATTGTTGGCTCTGTTGCTGCTTCTGTTGATGGTGCCTGCATAGTGATTCAGGGTCTGCATGGACAACTTGAGGCTGCTCAAAGTGAATTTCAAGAAATGTCACACAAAACTGATGTAGCTCTGAGCATTCTGCATAGACTTTACAGTGAACTTGTGAGGACTTTATTTGGGTGTGACCCAGATGCAGCTAACGAAGTCATGGCTGATGGTAAAAGGCTGGATCTTTTACATCCTAATATTTTTGATGCCCTATTGAACCAATTGAAAAAACTTTGTAGTGAGAGATTGGAGCTTCAGTCTGCAAATACACAACTCGGTTCACAGATGACTAACACAGCTAGGGAGACTGATGAACTGCAAAAGTTATATCTAAAATCAGATACTGTTCTCAAGTTAATTGATGAGATCGAACAATCAGTGAAGTTGGAGAGGCCAGCTGTGTGTGGAGATGAACCTGCCTCACTCCTGGAGTCTCTGATTCATCTACTCATTCAGAAATGCAGAGAAACTGGTCAGGGCTCAAGCTTATGTGCATCTCTAGAAATGCATGTACATGATTTGCAGGGTGAAGTGGAACGCTTGAACTTTGTTCTTATGGAATATGGAAATGAGAACCTGGTTTTTAAGCACAGTCTGAAGAGTGCGCAAGAGGTTGTTATTGCTCTCAATTCTAAAGTGCAAGAGAAAATTGCTGAGCTAGAACTGTCTGAGCAGCGATTATCGTCCCTTAGAGAGAAGTTAGGTATAGCAGTTACAAAGGGGAAAGGCCTTATTTCACAACGCGAGAGTCTTAAGCAATCATTAGCTGAAACGTCCAAGGGAACTGGAGAAATGTTCGCAGGAATTACTATCTAA